A single Ascochyta rabiei chromosome 4, complete sequence DNA region contains:
- a CDS encoding DNA-binding transcription factor has protein sequence MTAMVASHQVDLWRRRSQFHMPNMNLTGLMSSYDTSRAITDPPESRAYHQTTSTLDMGMSLFSTHGVASSVPYQPGAFAFDSIPVNPYSVQQAYSIGFISNVPQTISYTRTGHLQQMPATQETNSSFCADRHVSKSAVVSPLQSSLTYHASSYGTEHERSHSEPTEGSGINFGTDVDTLMKAIQAKQSDNPQPAQTRKEEESKTGQKPRKRYQCTMPGCDKSFYQKTHLEIHVRAHTGAKPFVCKAPSCGQRFSQLGNLKTHERRHTGERPYSCDICGKTFAQRGNVRAHKIVHQQVKPFTCKLDDCEKQFTQLGNLKSHQNKFHAATLRFLTQKFGNIGPEDWVSQEDQHLWEYFASLYKNSNKGIKGRGKDRRISTLSTPSSLHSKYAPSHLDSMNGRYPGFIPRGSDRSSRGSSLSSDATCGTHPGSDSSYDYNSPVHTGYPPQSSNYNDMLFPERKMC, from the exons ATGACCGCCATGGTTGCTTCACACCAGGTTGATCTTTGGCGACGACGCAGCCAGTTCCATATGCCGAACATGAACCTCACCGGTCTAATGTCCTCTTACGACACATCACGCGCCATCACAGACCCACCAGAGTCGCGGGCTTACCACCAAACAACTTCTACCTTGGATATGGGCATGTCTCTTTTCTCAACACATGGCGTAGCCTCGTCGGTGCCTTATCAGCCCGGAGCGTTCGCTTTCGACTCGATTCCTGTCAATCCTTACAGCGTTCAACAGGCTTATTCCATAGGCTTTATCTCAAACGTCCCCCAGACCATTTCATACACTCGAACTGGTCACCTCCAACAAATGCCGGCCACGCAAGAGACAAATAGCAGCTTTTGTGCTGACAGACATGTATCGAAATCCGCAGTGGTCTCGCCTCTCCAATCTAGTCTAACGTATCACGCATCCTCGTATGGTACAGAGCATGAGCGGTCACACTCTGAGCCAACCGAAGGCAGCGGTATCAACTTTGGCACCGATGTTGACACTTTAATGAAAGCGATCCAAGCTAAGCAATCGGATAATCCACAGCCAGCACAGACCAGAAAG GAAGAGGAGAGCAAAACTGGTCAGAAGCCGAGAAAGAGGTATCAGTGTACCATGCCGGGCTGTGACAAGAGCTTCTATCAAAAGACTCACCTAGAGATTCATGTTCGTGCGCACACCGGTGCCAAACCATTT GTATGCAAAGCACCTTCATGCGGCCAGCGCTTCTCACAACTCGGTAACCTCAAG ACACATGAGAGGCGACATACAGGAGAGCGTCCTTATAGTTGCGACATCTGCGGCAAGACCTTCGCGCAACGCGGTAACGTACGTGCGCACAAAATCGTCCACCAGCAGGTCAAGCCATTTACCTGCAAGCTTGATGATTGTGAGAAGCAGTTCACACAATTGGGCAACTTGAAG TCGCACCAGAACAAGTTCCACGCCGCGACATTGAGATTCCTCACACAGAAATTCGGCAACATCGGCCCAGAGGACTGGGTCTCCCAAGAGGACCAGCACCTCTGGGAGTACTTTGCCTCGCTATACAAGAACTCCAACAAGGGAATCAAGGGTCGCGGCAAAGACAGGCGAATATCGACTCTGTCGACTCCTAGTTCTTTGCACTCAAAATATGCTCCATCGCACTTGGACTCGATGAATGGGAGATACCCTGGATTTATACCGCGTGGCAGTGATCGTAGCAGCCGCGGCTCATCGTTGTCTTCGGATGCTACGTGCGGAACTCACCCTGGATCAGACAGCAGCTACGACTACAACAGTCCCGTGCACACTGGATATCCACCACAAAGCAGCAACTATAACGACATGTTGTTCCCAGAGCGGAAAATGTGCTGA
- a CDS encoding ER membrane protein DP1/Yop1 yields the protein MSVQDRAQAHLSQLDKELSKYPALNNFEKQTSIPKVYAILGLAGLYFFLIFFNIAGEFLVNIAGFVIPSYYSLNALFSASKVDDTQWLTYWVVYAFLTVFESAVSAVYWFPFYYTFKFVFVLWMALPQTAGAQIIFRSFIQPVFSRYFSESGSTAADLRAKVDSAGKSHAS from the exons ATGTCTGTCCAGGATAGAGCCCAGGCGCACCTTTCGCAGCTTGACAAGGAG CTTTCCAAGTACCCCGCCCTCAACAACTTCGAGAAGCAGACCTCCATCCCCAAGGTCTACGCCATTCTCGGACTCGCCGGTCTTTATTTCTTCCTCATCTTCTTCAACATTGCCGGCGAGTTCCTTGTCAACATTGCCGGTTTCGTCATACCCAGCTACTACTCGTTGAACGCCCTGTTCAGCGCCAGTAAGGTCGATGATACTCAG TGGCTGACCTACTGGGTCGTTTACGCTTTCCTGACAGTCTTCGAGAGCGCCGTTAGCGCTGTATACTGGTTCC CCTTCTACTACACCTTCAAGTTTGTTTTCGTCCTGTGGATGGCTCTCCCTCAGACTGC TGGCGCCCAGATCATCTTCCGCTCTTTCATCCAGCCCGTCTTCTCGCGCTACTTCTCAGAGTCTGGATCCACTGCTGCCGATCTCCGCGCCAAAGTTGACTCGGCTGGCAAGTCCCACGCTTCCTAA
- a CDS encoding peroxin, with translation MDKTEAALGVMNVDDPPGEERPFRFLDLPKELRLVIYERLVNRSHRTFELEHRGVHMAARTAILVFPDAIPSIYLTCKLIYTEATPMLKALDHRNSQPRLIIDLGKMKQVSLVQLEFTAYIADYLFTCEFESRAGQLSRPYSHPRFAPRHGPNHFRGNSPIGLQTCMDFKSRTYDRLWLHGRRRKADLHVAIQCPASSDGEMKLCIRELGHSLHNILERSPKKHKVAVYIAPDNQRIDGGRLACDPTVLRIGNAIDKVAWEKEWM, from the coding sequence ATGGACAAGACAGAAGCTGCACTTGGCGTCATGAATGTGGACGATCCTCCAGGCGAAGAGCGACCGTTCCGCTTTCTTGACCTACCGAAGGAACTTCGCCTTGTGATCTACGAACGTCTCGTGAACCGCTCTCACAGGACGTTCGAACTCGAACACAGAGGGGTACATATGGCAGCTCGCACGGCTATTCTTGTTTTCCCAGATGCCATCCCGTCAATCTACCTCACCTGCAAGCTGATCTATACGGAAGCAACACCAATGCTGAAAGCTTTGGACCACCGCAATTCTCAGCCTCGACTTATCATCGACCTTGGAAAGATGAAGCAAGTCAGCCTCGTTCAACTAGAGTTCACCGCTTACATCGCGGACTACCTTTTCACCTGCGAGTTTGAAAGCAGGGCAGGTCAGCTTTCTCGCCCGTACAGCCATCCTCGATTTGCACCGCGACATGGACCCAATCATTTCAGAGGAAACAGTCCCATCGGCCTCCAGACTTGTATGGACTTCAAGAGCCGGACATACGATAGATTGTGGCTGCACGGTAGAAGGAGAAAAGCTGATCTTCACGTTGCGATTCAGTGTCCAGCTTCGTCAGACGGAGAGATGAAGCTTTGTATACGCGAGCTGGGTCATTCTCTGCACAATATCCTGGAACGAAGCCCAAAGAAACACAAGGTGGCGGTCTACATTGCTCCAGATAATCAACGCATTGATGGAGGCCGGCTCGCATGCGATCCTACCGTGTTACGTATCGGCAACGCAATCGACAAGGTTGCGTGGGAGAAAGAGTGGATGTGA
- a CDS encoding peroxin, variant 2, producing MLQSTRNWLRRNRTNFAIGAGVLGTAYLAGQYALGKFSEARQRMSEDRIARENLRRRFEQNQEDCTFTVLAILPTATEKILDAIPVEQVLEELQRQKAERLSRSVGPSEIASSAPPSVVGMAEDGGSESAQTESYVHASQVALDGEGSTASTEGGAETGAREKGKASKKSKAQLWNEMKISSITRAFTLLYTLSLLTLLTRIQLNLLGRRNYLASVVSLAAPPSADSSSRINLENNDDDNFEQAYGNDFETNRRYLSLSWWLLHRGCIDIIEKVRVAVEDVFGLLNPREEITIERLSELTLQVRKRVEGATEEERRTCKWLTYLLPPQEQEDFVLHESGMTASSQSPSPTTPSSLRRLIDETSDIIDSPAFTSVLTRLLDSAFSHLVDVKISQLSYKIPPISADSARVTEIVGDGAKAKVANSLAVFCRQAHNIGAGANNEYMEKIEGVGELEAFAAVVYSSNFEFESPALAAEAAVGVRDLPPGKTVEELNELKEEIKKEVEEGFESAWDKAVAK from the exons ATGCTACAATCAACGCGCAACTGGCTACGGCGCAACCGAACAAACTTCGCCATTGGCGCCGGCGTGCTCGGCACAGCGTACCTGGCCGGCCAATATGCGCTGGGCAAGTTCAGCGAGGCGCGGCAGCGCATGAGCGAGGACCGGATTGCAAGGGAGAACCTGCGCCGGCGCTTTGAGCAGAACCAGGAAGACTGCACATTCACCGTCCTCGCCATTTTGCCCACGGCGACGGAGAAGATCCTCGACGCGATACCCGTCGAGCAGGTACTGGAGGAGCTGCAGAGACAGAAGGCCGAGAGGCTGTCGAGGAGCGTAGGACCGAGCGAGATTGCGAGTTCGGCGCCACCGAGCGTGGTGGGCATGGCAGAGGATGGCGGGAGCGAGAGCGCCCAGACCGAGAGCTATGTGCACGCAAGCCAGGTTGCGCTAGACGGCGAGGGCAGCACTGCGTCCACAGAAGGAGGGGCTGAGACCGGGGCCCGCGAGAAGGGGAAGGCGAGCAAGAAGAGCAAGGCACAGTTGTGGAACGAGATGAAGATCAGCT CAATCACGCGCGCCTTCACCCTACTCTACACGCTCTCGCTCCTCACCCTCCTCACACGCATCCAACTCAACCTCCTGGGCCGCCGCAACTACCTGGCCTCCGTCGTCTCGCTCGCCGCACCTCCCTCGGCTGACTCGTCCTCACGCATCAACCTCGAgaacaacgacgacgacaacttCGAGCAGGCCTATGGCAACGACTTCGAGACAAACAGGCGCTATCTGAGTCTGAGCTGGTGGCTGCTACATCGGGGCTGCATCGATATCATTGAGAAAGTGCGCGTCGCTGTCGAGGACGTGTTTGGCCTGCTGAACCCTCGAGAGGAGATTACAATCGAAAGGCTCTCAGAACTGACACTCCAAGTACGGAAGCGTGTCGAAGGCGCGACAGAAGAAGAGCGCCG AACATGCAAATGGCTCACCTACCTTCTGCCGCCTCAAGAGCAAGAAGACTTCGTCCTACACGAAAGTGGCATGACTGCCTCGTCGCAGTCCCCCTCTCCAACCACTCCATCCAGTCTCCGCCGCCTCATAGACGAAACAAGCGACATCATCGACTCGCCCGCCTTCACGTCCGTCCTGACCCGCCTGCTAGACAGCGCCTTCTCGCACCTTGTCGACGTGAAGATCTCCCAGCTCTCGTACAAGATCCCGCCCATCTCGGCCGACAGCGCGCGCGTTACCGAGATCGTTGGCGACGGCGCCAAAGCCAAGGTCGCAAACTCTCTGGCTGTGTTTTGCAGACAAGCACACAACATTGGCGCGGGCGCCAACAACGAGTATATGGAGAAGATAGAAGGGGTAGGCGAGCTGGAGGCTTTTGCTGCAGTCGTGTACAGCAGTAATTTCGAGTTTGAGAGCCCCGCCCTGGCGGCCGAGGCCGCTGTAGGCGTCAGGGACCTGCCGCCGGGAAAGACGGTGGAGGAGCTGAACGAGTTGAAGGAGGAGATCAAGAAGGAGGTTGAGGAGGGATTCGAGAGTGCGTGGGACAAGGCAGTGGCCAAGTAG
- a CDS encoding peroxin: protein MLQSTRNWLRRNRTNFAIGAGVLGTAYLAGQYALGKFSEARQRMSEDRIARENLRRRFEQNQEDCTFTVLAILPTATEKILDAIPVEQVLEELQRQKAERLSRSVGPSEIASSAPPSVVGMAEDGGSESAQTESYVHASQVALDGEGSTASTEGGAETGAREKGKASKKSKAQLWNEMKISSITRAFTLLYTLSLLTLLTRIQLNLLGRRNYLASVVSLAAPPSADSSSRINLENNDDDNFEQAYGNDFETNRRYLSLSWWLLHRGCIDIIEKVRVAVEDVFGLLNPREEITIERLSELTLQVRKRVEGATEEERRYVHLHLHPLPSDLSARPLTCTSEHANGSPTFCRLKSKKTSSYTKVA from the exons ATGCTACAATCAACGCGCAACTGGCTACGGCGCAACCGAACAAACTTCGCCATTGGCGCCGGCGTGCTCGGCACAGCGTACCTGGCCGGCCAATATGCGCTGGGCAAGTTCAGCGAGGCGCGGCAGCGCATGAGCGAGGACCGGATTGCAAGGGAGAACCTGCGCCGGCGCTTTGAGCAGAACCAGGAAGACTGCACATTCACCGTCCTCGCCATTTTGCCCACGGCGACGGAGAAGATCCTCGACGCGATACCCGTCGAGCAGGTACTGGAGGAGCTGCAGAGACAGAAGGCCGAGAGGCTGTCGAGGAGCGTAGGACCGAGCGAGATTGCGAGTTCGGCGCCACCGAGCGTGGTGGGCATGGCAGAGGATGGCGGGAGCGAGAGCGCCCAGACCGAGAGCTATGTGCACGCAAGCCAGGTTGCGCTAGACGGCGAGGGCAGCACTGCGTCCACAGAAGGAGGGGCTGAGACCGGGGCCCGCGAGAAGGGGAAGGCGAGCAAGAAGAGCAAGGCACAGTTGTGGAACGAGATGAAGATCAGCT CAATCACGCGCGCCTTCACCCTACTCTACACGCTCTCGCTCCTCACCCTCCTCACACGCATCCAACTCAACCTCCTGGGCCGCCGCAACTACCTGGCCTCCGTCGTCTCGCTCGCCGCACCTCCCTCGGCTGACTCGTCCTCACGCATCAACCTCGAgaacaacgacgacgacaacttCGAGCAGGCCTATGGCAACGACTTCGAGACAAACAGGCGCTATCTGAGTCTGAGCTGGTGGCTGCTACATCGGGGCTGCATCGATATCATTGAGAAAGTGCGCGTCGCTGTCGAGGACGTGTTTGGCCTGCTGAACCCTCGAGAGGAGATTACAATCGAAAGGCTCTCAGAACTGACACTCCAAGTACGGAAGCGTGTCGAAGGCGCGACAGAAGAAGAGCGCCGGTACgttcaccttcaccttcacccaCTCCCATCTGATCTGTCTGCCCGCCCACTAACATGCACCTCAGAACATGCAAATGGCTCACCTACCTTCTGCCGCCTCAAGAGCAAGAAGACTTCGTCCTACACGAAAGTGGCATGA